TGTTGCCCGCCACCTGATCGGTGCGGGGCGCCCCGGGCCGAGCTACTCCGGCCGGACCGGGGGCGCCCGACTGACGGAAGTCGCTGACAGGCGTGCCTTTTCAGTCACGCTTCGCGAGCACGGTGGCCATCGGCGCGGTTCCGACCCCTTCCTCGTCGAAACGGGCTCGGATCGCCTCCGCGATCTCGACCGCGTTCGGCCGGTCACCGTGCACGCAGATCGTGTCGGCGTCCACCGGAACCGAAGCACCGTTCATCGAGACGAGCTCCCCCCGCAGCACTGACGTCGCCTGTTCGGTGCACTGCTGCGGGGACTTCGCCCGAGGGACCGGTTCGATGACGATGTGGCCGTTGTCGTCGTAGTCCAGATCCGCGAACGCCTCCCGCACCACGGGGTATCCCTTGGCAGCGAGCCGTTGGGCCGTCTGCCCGGCCAACAGCACGACGTTCGTCTCCGGGGCGGCGTTGGCCAGCGCGTCCACCACCGCATCGGCCACGTTCTCGTCCCGCAGCGTCAATCCGTACAGCGCTCCGTGCGGCTTGACGTGCGTGACGGGCACTCCGAGGCTGTCCGCGATACCGCGCAGCGCCCCGAACTGATACAGGCACGCGTCCGCCGCCTCCTGCGGGCTCAGCGCGATGGCCCGCCTCCCGAAACCGGCCAGGTCGGGCATGCCGGGGTGGGCTCCCACCGAAGCCCCCGCTTCCCGCGCGATCCGCAGAGTGCTGTGCATTGTGCCCGGGTCCCCCGCGTGCCACCCGCAGGCGACGTTCACCGAGTTGACGAGCGGAATCAGTTGGTCGTCCGCGCCGAGAGTCCAGCGCCCGAAACTCTCCCCTGCATCGGCGTTGAGGTCCACCAGTGTCTGCATTCCGCACCTCCACGGCGAGTGAGACAGGTCACAAACACTCTACGCTATAT
The sequence above is a segment of the Actinopolyspora saharensis genome. Coding sequences within it:
- a CDS encoding LamB/YcsF family protein, with the protein product MQTLVDLNADAGESFGRWTLGADDQLIPLVNSVNVACGWHAGDPGTMHSTLRIAREAGASVGAHPGMPDLAGFGRRAIALSPQEAADACLYQFGALRGIADSLGVPVTHVKPHGALYGLTLRDENVADAVVDALANAAPETNVVLLAGQTAQRLAAKGYPVVREAFADLDYDDNGHIVIEPVPRAKSPQQCTEQATSVLRGELVSMNGASVPVDADTICVHGDRPNAVEIAEAIRARFDEEGVGTAPMATVLAKRD